The following nucleotide sequence is from Malania oleifera isolate guangnan ecotype guangnan chromosome 4, ASM2987363v1, whole genome shotgun sequence.
TTTCTTCCTACCAAAACCCCATTCTCCATCTCAAGCTCTTCCCTTACTATCAAAACTATCTTGACCTCACCCAACTTGAGTTCTCCCTCTTGTCCGAGCACTGCACTTATCTCCCTTCTCGGGTCGCTTTTATCGGCTCTGGTCCCCTCCCCCTCACCTCCATAGTTCTCGCCTTGAACCACCTCTCGTCTGCCTCCGTCCACAACTACGACATGGATGCCTCGGCCAACTTGAAGGCCCATCGGTTGGTGTCCCCTGATCCCAACCTCTCGAAGCGAATGTTCTTCCACACAACCGATATAATGGATGTCTCTGAAGGGCTCAAGGACTACGAGGTTGTGATCTTGGCAGCTCTAGTGGGGCTGGAGATTAAGGAGAAGCTTGTGATCATAGATCATTTGGCGAAGTTCATGGCCCCAGGGGCTCTCCTCATGCTGAGGAGTGCTCATGGTGCCCGAGGGTTTCTATATCCCGTGGTCAATCCTCGAGATGTCCGAGGGTTTGAGGTTCTCAAGGTATTCCATCCCACCAATGAGGTGATAAATTCTGTTGTGGTTGCCCGCAAGTCGTCTCCAATGATTTGCCCTGCACTCGATCGTAAGCCTTCAACTATGTCAAGATGGAAGCATTGTTTTCCGAAAGATGGGAAAAATAATGGAAGAATTGGGTATTGACGAGGGGATCAAGCAAATAGTACTTAGCATGCATGATGATCCAAACTCAATTGCTCTTTTGATCTATACATTTTCTAGTGATGCTTGTTCTTGATCTATGAAATTAGATCTTTATTTCTATGATTATGCACATTTGCAATGTTGCGACTTTAATTTACCCACCATCCATTATATGCGATCCGTTTTGCTTTCTGTCTTTGAATCTATACtttcaagaaataaaaaaaatacatttaatcaagtttgaagtacttttaattttctttatagATTTTACAAATTAATTTTCTCTGTATACTAATTAAtgtatatataatcatatatgcCTAATTAATGTCTGCATCCATTCATGCAAGCCTATTAAGGTTCCTTCATGATCataaaagaaaaatgattttttaagtACTGATATAAAATCCAAAATAAGCTAACGTATTGcccttattttaaattaatatttaaatacattTTTTCATGGTatgcatcttcttcttctttctatatatatatatatatatatatatatatatatatgtatgtagagTAAAAGACATTCACCTTCCTTAAAGTTCGACAAAAGAGACAGAGACATCTTctcagatttcaaaaattccattgaTTCCTCTCCAcaaaagatttatttttatttttattttttacaaaatataagggaAGATTTTTTGACAAACCTAAGGGAGGTTTATGAAATTATTGAAACTTCAAGAGAGGTCTTTAGGATTTTGGAAAATTTAGGGaaggttaatatgtttttatcaAACAAACTGGCGAGGTCAATGTCTTTTGATTATGACACACACATATAATACAAATTTATCAAGTTGTCATTAGAGATCGACTAAGAAAGTTGTATATGAGTATTCTTCCACTTAACTATAAATTAAGAAAGACTAGCATCACtttttaagaattaaaaaatGCAAACTTTTGATGGAAACTTAAGAAATGCCAGCATATTTTATCTTTTTACTAATTAACCTATAAAACTTTGATACATGTTATTAACgtacaacctaatagtttaaacttttaggtaaaataGTAATTTAACATAGTATCAGAGCTGGTTATCAGGAGGTcttaggttctagtcttgttgtttatgtttattgtcgtatttttttttaaagtattctATTTCCTACCATGTGGGctatgtgtaacgacccaaatattataccattttttaaagagataaattactctgatacccctgttaTACCTGCTATAGCATCTCAGACCTCATATGGGtactgaggtatccctgtacacaaattgacacacctatgcagcggaaaacataaagtcacacatccatatatacaatatcagaatttagtgtttccaaaccatatatacatatttacatatcaccCCAATATCATTTGCTCAAAACAtaatcccctgaatacacttacaCTATAAGTAGGGCAAAACAAATGAtctctctatttgcgagcctaatctgctcgcctaactggtttacctgaaaaatgttaaattgttGAGATGAGAcgatgcttagtaagtggaaatatgctatattaCTAGTATGTGGTGACCAaattgcataaatactataatgacaataactgaaactgtataagttggcaaatcaatataaagtataatttacatttattatagtttaaaacataattgtatcatctggATTTTCtgcttttcatacttctaatatcatactatatttgttgaaaattatgtaaatctgtatacatatacataactggaAATTTTCCCtagaaaattgtatgtcatgatttaacccatcatgacagggttgtgaggcccgtaggcgggacttaatcctggttggcctaccaggtatgTCACTATACTCCACCAATCCTTAGTTCGGCCAAACTGCGTCCTCTCCTAAGCACGAAATTGGAAAACTACCTCATTAAACCGAGCCCCCTCAACCTAGAGTATTGGGGATACTGCAAACTCTTCTGACAACGGTTGACGtaattcacatactatctgagatatgtggttgcactctgatatgaaaatagcaacggtaccgtgctctgctaactaaATTTGTCTGAATTAATTCATCAGCGatatgatactgtatatactattactatattTACCCTACtatttcatcatatttccaaaataaccataacactataaatctgatttgTAAATGttataatatctgaataaaatgACTGTATGTCTGACTGTATAATATGtagtctgagtgttatggttttggaaaacatgacattctataattactgtaaaatgctggtttgaaaaatatttgtaatacttgtttgataaatatctttcTAGTAAATATCCGTCTATATAtgcatatattgtaaatcatgatattttggaaaaaaactatataaattctatatcagacaaatatccactcaggccacacaaataataaaactcatattttagaaaaactggataataaactgatatatatacacacatacataattttctgataaacttgctaaaattcctaacatagc
It contains:
- the LOC131153625 gene encoding nicotianamine synthase, with amino-acid sequence MGRQEELLVQKVCEMYEKLICLDSLKPSKDVNFLFTQLVALCMPPSTIDVTKLSKSVQEMRSNLIRLCGEAEGHLESHFSILLVSSYQNPILHLKLFPYYQNYLDLTQLEFSLLSEHCTYLPSRVAFIGSGPLPLTSIVLALNHLSSASVHNYDMDASANLKAHRLVSPDPNLSKRMFFHTTDIMDVSEGLKDYEVVILAALVGLEIKEKLVIIDHLAKFMAPGALLMLRSAHGARGFLYPVVNPRDVRGFEVLKVFHPTNEVINSVVVARKSSPMICPALDRKPSTMSRWKHCFPKDGKNNGRIGY